In one Papilio machaon chromosome 15, ilPapMach1.1, whole genome shotgun sequence genomic region, the following are encoded:
- the LOC106720952 gene encoding 60S ribosomal protein L11: MARVPPLAPKKDKKDKKPPKDNSKNVMRNLHIRKLCLNICVGESGDRLTRAAKVLEQLTGQQPVFSKARYTVRSFGIRRNEKIAVHCTVRGAKAEEILERGLKVREYELRRDNFSATGNFGFGIQEHIDLGIKYDPSIGIYGLDFYVVLGRPGFNVAHRRRKTGKVGFPHRLTKEDAMKWFQQKYDGIILNSKKVK; the protein is encoded by the exons ATGGCG CGTGTACCACCGCTCGCACCTAAGAAAGATAAAAAGGATAAGAAACCTCCTAAAGACAACTCCAAAAATGTTATGAGAAATCTTCATATCAGGAAGTTATGCCTGAACATTTGTGTAGGAGAGTCTGGAGACAGACTGACACGTGCTGCTAAg GTGTTGGAACAGCTTACTGGTCAACAACCAGTGTTCTCCAAAGCGAGGTACACTGTGAGATCTTTTGGTATCCGTCGTAATGAAAAGATTGCTGTTCATTGCACGGTCCGTGGAGCCAAAGCTGAGGAAATCCTTGAAAGGGGTCTGAAA GTAAGGGAATACGAATTGAGAAGGGACAACTTCTCCGCCACAGGCAACTTTGGTTTTGGTATTCAAGAACACATTGACTTGGGTATCAAGTATGATCCCTCTATTGGTATCTACGGTCTTGACTTCTACGTTGTTCTAGGAAGGCCAG gTTTCAATGTTGCTCATAGAAGACGCAAAACCGGAAAGGTTGGTTTCCCCCATCGTCTCACGAAGGAGGACGCCATGAAGTGGTTCCAACAGAAATACGATGGTATCATCCTTAACagcaaaaaagtaaaatga